The Henckelia pumila isolate YLH828 chromosome 2, ASM3356847v2, whole genome shotgun sequence genome includes a window with the following:
- the LOC140879258 gene encoding uncharacterized protein, translated as MVKPRSTVPEQIRESTRFYPYFKDCIGAIDGTHIPATVSWRDANSYRNRHGIISQNVLAACNFDLEFIYVLSGWEGSAHDSHVLTDALSRNNGLKVPQDNEAPSSSSEQIHEENFDQLLDTQEQQRANANAWRDAIANQMWIDVDQVVTND; from the exons ATGGTAAAGCCTAGATCTACAGTGCCAGAACAAATAAGAGAGAGCACAAGATTTTACCCTTACTTCAAA GATTGCATTGGAGCTATTGATGGTACTCATATCCCCGCGACAGTGTCTTGGCGTGATGCTAACAGTTACCGCAATCGTCATGgaataatttctcaaaatgtttTAGCAGCTTGTAACTTCGATTTAGAATTCATATATGTACTCAGTGGGTGGGAGGGATCTGCACATGATTCACACGTGTTGACAGATGCTTTATCAAGAAATAATGGACTCAAAGTGCCACAag ATAATGAAGCTCCATCATCTTCATCAGAACAAATTCATGAAGAAAACTTTGATCAATTACTTGATACTCAAGAACAACAACGAGCAAATGCTAATGCATGGAGGGATGCTATAGCCAATCAAATGTGGATCGACGTTGATCAAGTAGTCACTAATGATTAA